TATAAGAAATAATATATTTTCAAACCAATAAAATTAACTATATCTAATCTAAATTAGTAGGCTTTCATGCCACTTGATGTTCTAACATTGCACCTAACTGTTCGATCCCTTTATGTAAATGTCTAGTAACAGTCATGGGACTAATGCCAATATGTTTAGCAGCTTCTTTACGGGGTAGATCCCAAAGAAATACACATTCGATCGCCGCTTTGGTTTTATCTTCTAATTGGTTCATGGCTCTTTGTAGCTGAAGCTTATCATCTTCTAGTTTACGTTGTTTCATATAGTTTGGATCGGCGATCGTGTCACCAAAAGTAATTGATGAATCCAACGAATTATTAACTACTGCATCTAAACTAATTGGCAGACGATTTTGCAAGGCTAGCTGACACTCACTCCATTCTGCTAAAGGAATACCCAAACCAGCAGCTAATTCAGTATCTTTAGGTAAACGTCCTAGTTGTTCAATTAAATCTTTACGTAGTTTTTTACCTCTAGCATAAAGTTCTTGCCACCTGCGGGGAATCCGCATCATGCTACCTTTATCTCTTAAATAGTGCAGCATTTCACCACGAATATAAGGAATCGCAAAAGAACTAAATGCTGCTCCCTGCAAAGGATCGAATCTTTCGATCGCTCTAATCAAACCTAAATAACCAATTTGTTCTAAATCTTCATAAGGTTCAGCACATTTACGACAGATTTGATGTGCTACTTTTCTAACTAAACCTATATTTAACTCAACTAATTTATTACGTAATTTTAGAGAAGGATGGCGATGGTAATTTTGCAGCAATTCCATGCAGCGATAACTAAGAGTTTGTGTAGCCATAACAAAAAGTTTTTGGGATCAACAATCTATGTATATGAATCTAAATCTCATTTTCTGTTGAGAATAGAAACAATACCATCGTTGTTTTACGGAAAAAACTTAATTAAAATTTTGTATTCTCCGAACAAATACGTATTTTACGTTTGGCTATCTCTTAATTTTATTAGTTAATAAAGTGCTTATTTTAATCTAATTAAATGTAGCTTTTAACAAGTATAATTCTTTACTCAACTAAGAGTTGTGACTTTGAGTATTTAATCTTCTTCTTAGTAAAAATGCTTAGATTAATGATGATTTTATTAAAAAGCAAACAATAAGAATTAATAGCTTAATTAAAATAAAAATAGGAAGAGAAATTTCTCTTCCTGTACTGTAAAAAATATTTGGATTTAGATTGAGTTATAAAGTTATAGTTTGTTCAATTCGTCAGCAAGAATCTCAATAGTTGAACGAATTTGCGCTTCAGTATGATTGCAGGTAATAAAAAATCTTAACCTAGCAGCATTTTGCGGTACGGAAGGATAAATCATAAACGGCACGTTAATTCCTCTTTTAAACAAATTTTGCGATAGCTGAATTGATTTAAGAGAGTCCCCGACAATAATTGGGATTACAGGAGAATCTTGGCTCATGCCAGTATCTAAACCCTGTTCTTGAGCTAAGTCTAAAAATAATTTTGCTCTAGCTTGAAGGGTAGTTGCTCTGGCTGGCTCGGCTTTTAGCACCCGCACCGCTGCTAGAGTTGCAGCAGCATTAGGAGGAGACATACCAACACTAAACACGAAACCTGGGGCAGTATATTTAAGATATTCTACTAGAGCAGATGAACCTGCAATATAGCCACCACAGCTAGCAAAAGACTTACTCAGAGTTCCCATCCACAAATCGATATCATTAGGATCGAGATTGTAGTATTCGCTGATACCTCTACCAGTCTTGCCGATCGTGCCAATAGAATGAGCCTCATCTACCATTAGAAAGGTCTTATACTTCTGTTTAACTTTAACTACGGCAGGCAGGTTAGCCACATCACCATCAGTGCTGTAAACCCCTTCAATGACGATTAAGACTCTTTGATAACGATGACGGCGATCGCTGAGGATTTTTTCTAAAGCTTCGACATCATTGTGCGGAAAGGCAACTAAGCTAGCTCCAGAGAGAAAACACCCCTGAAGAATACTGTTATGACTCAGTGCGTCATAGATAACTAGATCTCCTTTGCCGAACAAATGACCAATAGTAGTGACGTTAGTTGCATGACCACCAACTAAAACAATACTCTCTTCTACACCTATAAAATCAGCCAGTTCTCGCTCCAGTTCTCTATGTAAAGGTTTTTCCCCAGAGATTAAGCGACTGGCACAGGCAGAAGTTCCGTATCGATCGATCGCCTCCTTGGCAGCCTGAGTCACCTGGGGATCGCCACACATACCGATGTAATTATAGGTAGCAAAATTAATTAGTTCACGACCATCAATGGTAGTGCGATCGTTAACTATTCCCTCTTGAGGAACAAAAAAGGGATTACCATTACCTAAGCTAGCAACCTGTTCTTGTTGAGCTAATAATTTTTTATATTCGGGAAATTCGTTAAATTGATAATTTTCTAAAGGTATATTAGAGATAAAATCTGAGCTATGACTGGGTAAAGCTTGAAGTTCTAAAGTATCAGCCTGGTTGTCAGATAAGTTTCCCTTAGCTAAATATTGAGCTAGAGTTTCAATGTTCTGATAGTCCCATAACAGGGTAGGAGGCAGACGGCAACTAAGATAATCTTCCAAATCTCCCGATAGGTTGATTGCTTCGGCCGATTCCAAACCGTATTCCTCAAAATCTTGTCCGACATCAATTTGATTTGGTTCAATCTCCAGCACTTCTGCTAGCTTATCAATGAGCCAACCCTGTATTGCTTCAGCTTTTGTCGCAGTACTTAAAACGCTAGATTGAG
This portion of the Pleurocapsa minor HA4230-MV1 genome encodes:
- a CDS encoding aminotransferase class I/II-fold pyridoxal phosphate-dependent enzyme, with amino-acid sequence MTLFNETLNGKDSTNVSANNNAQSSVLSTATKAEAIQGWLIDKLAEVLEIEPNQIDVGQDFEEYGLESAEAINLSGDLEDYLSCRLPPTLLWDYQNIETLAQYLAKGNLSDNQADTLELQALPSHSSDFISNIPLENYQFNEFPEYKKLLAQQEQVASLGNGNPFFVPQEGIVNDRTTIDGRELINFATYNYIGMCGDPQVTQAAKEAIDRYGTSACASRLISGEKPLHRELERELADFIGVEESIVLVGGHATNVTTIGHLFGKGDLVIYDALSHNSILQGCFLSGASLVAFPHNDVEALEKILSDRRHRYQRVLIVIEGVYSTDGDVANLPAVVKVKQKYKTFLMVDEAHSIGTIGKTGRGISEYYNLDPNDIDLWMGTLSKSFASCGGYIAGSSALVEYLKYTAPGFVFSVGMSPPNAAATLAAVRVLKAEPARATTLQARAKLFLDLAQEQGLDTGMSQDSPVIPIIVGDSLKSIQLSQNLFKRGINVPFMIYPSVPQNAARLRFFITCNHTEAQIRSTIEILADELNKL
- a CDS encoding RNA polymerase sigma factor SigF translates to MATQTLSYRCMELLQNYHRHPSLKLRNKLVELNIGLVRKVAHQICRKCAEPYEDLEQIGYLGLIRAIERFDPLQGAAFSSFAIPYIRGEMLHYLRDKGSMMRIPRRWQELYARGKKLRKDLIEQLGRLPKDTELAAGLGIPLAEWSECQLALQNRLPISLDAVVNNSLDSSITFGDTIADPNYMKQRKLEDDKLQLQRAMNQLEDKTKAAIECVFLWDLPRKEAAKHIGISPMTVTRHLHKGIEQLGAMLEHQVA